The following are encoded together in the Strongyloides ratti genome assembly S_ratti_ED321, chromosome : 2 genome:
- a CDS encoding Regulator of microtubule dynamics protein 1, translating to MQSIRFLRLFSTSKPTLLRCGSKQKYSNGYSVKFGGHLKKIAIGTGTTGTLLGLSFWGSATKDDDDNSRFSAIPSKNKEVHNLDLIIRETDALYNNYLIDNAYAILRKHSSGTNPELLWRLARVLCEKGKISKNSEERKIFFMEAYNVCKKALDNEPIEGSFGAHKWMAIILDYVGEIEGSKSRIKKSYEVKEHLNRALELNPLDATTWYILGVWHFTFADMPTYQYYIAKTIFSTPPSSTYEEALSYFEKAEAVQPDFYSKNTYYLAECYDRLGKKEEAKLFYMKAFKMPVISVDDKEVHDNAYKKLKALGVKENEFVN from the coding sequence atgcaGTCTATTAgatttttaagattattttcAACTTCAAAACCTACTCTTTTACGTTGTGGaagtaaacaaaaatattcaaatggTTATTCAGTTAAATTTGGAGgacatctaaaaaaaatagctATTGGAACAGGAACAACAGGAACTTTATTAGGGTTATCTTTCTGGGGATCAGCCACAAAGgatgatgatgataattCAAGGTTCTCTGCTATTCCATCTAAAAACAAAGAAGTACATAATTTAGATTTGATTATTCGTGAAACGGATgcattatataataattatcttaTTGACAATGCATATGCAATATTAAGAAAACATTCATCAGGTACAAATCCTGAATTATTGTGGAGATTAGCAAGAGTTTTATGTGAAAAAGGAAAAATTTCCAAAAACAGTGAGGAgcgtaaaatattttttatggaAGCATATAATGTTTGTAAAAAAGCTTTAGATAATGAACCAATTGAGGGATCATTTGGTGCTCATAAATGGATGGCAATAATTTTAGATTATGTTGGTGAAATAGAAGGAAGTAAAtcaagaataaaaaaaagttatgaaGTTAAAGAACATTTAAATAGAGCTTTAGAATTAAATCCTTTAGATGCAACTACTTGGTACATACTTGGTGTATGGCATTTTACATTTGCTGATATGCCAACATATCAATATTACATTgctaaaactatttttagtACACCTCCTTCTAGTACATATGAAGAAGCTTTAagttattttgaaaaagCTGAAGCTGTACAACCTGATTTTTATTCAAAGAATACATATTATTTGGCAGAATGTTATGATCGTTTAggaaaaaaagaagaagctaaacttttttatatgaaagcATTTAAAATGCCTGTTATTAGTGTAGATGATAAAGAAGTTCATGACAATgcttataaaaaattaaaagcaTTAGGtgttaaagaaaatgaatttgttaattaa
- a CDS encoding Guanosine-3',5'-bis(diphosphate) 3'-pyrophosphohydrolase MESH1 — MDSKEKCNLYPELPVKKSDDNQGSPPPPYESPESESSDDVVLPIPVEGMALVIKAADFAARRHRFQKRKDHKGTPYINHPLGVAYILTNEANIYDPVTLAAAILHDTVEDTKTTIDEINSLFGPEVAHIVDECTDDKSLPKDVRKKLQIETAASHSFKAKLIHLADKLYNIRDLSRNVPQGWDTRRIKNYYKWCREVVNQIRGTNETLEKALDKIFDEKC, encoded by the exons atggaTTCTAAAGAGAAATGTAATTTGTATCCAGAATTACCTGTAAAAAAGTCTGATGACAATCAAGGAAGCCCTCCACCACCATATGAAAGTCCTGAATCAGAATCTTCTGATGATGTAGTACTTCCAATTCCTGTTGAAGGTATGGCATTAGTTATAAAAGCTGCTGATTTTGCTGCTAGAAGACATCGTTTTCAAAAACGTAAAGACCATAAAGGAACACCATATATTAATCATCCATTAG GTGTTGCATATATTTTGACTAATGAAGCTAACATTTATGATCCTGTAACATTAGCTGCAGCTATTCTTCATGACACTGTTGAAGATACTAAGACAACTATTGATGAAATAAATTCTTTGTTTGGACCTGAAGTAGCACATATTGTTGATGAATGTACTGATGATAAATCATTACCAAAAGatgttagaaaaaaattacagATTGAAACTGCTGCCAGTCATTCTTTTAAAGCAAAGTTAATTCACTTAGCAGATAAACTTTACAATATTCGAGATCTTTCTAGAAATGTACCACAAGGTTGGGATACaagaagaataaaaaattattataaatggtGTAGAGAGGTTGTTAATCAAATCAGAGGTACAAATGAAACTTTAGAAAAAGCTTTAGATAAGATTTTTGATGAAAAATGTTAG
- a CDS encoding Ras-related protein Rab-18, producing the protein MANDDILTTLKILVIGESGVGKSSLMLRFVDDTFNPEITATIGVDFRVTTVNINGDQVKIAIWDTAGQERFRTLTPSYYRGAHGVICVYDVSSRSTFNKLEHWIQEIDTYCTKNEAIRMLIGNQIDKPYREVSREEGLNFAKRNKMLFIEASAKTKEGVNMAFEELIEKILQTPGLWESNKTGMRIKDHEDLTGGSYCVHGVPIPNDLNLGDRPMVDVPIYNIEVKKDNIETGFISEDEDSSDYKLTTPFYLSNKNSANNLKIESTTTSSLKEILIGNPIDNFEIKFTTENNFKETSTQKSIGNLEIESTANNSLEEIFTRQTYDDFKLESTTKNSLEEISTRQTYDDLKFEFTTKNNLVENSIRNSFDDLKIDSTTENVLKKIFIENSTEINKYLTDYPNSNVNTQENNLITENNQQLTTSKMLFTSTKNETFLTEEDFEENEMIGLTNTTSSAIMTINLPLITASFSDENVSTTKNPVLTLTTEAKTTAVIPTTTFQESINEFSKKQEISFKNKNYYNDNEESENNDYFQINDKININVVIQD; encoded by the exons atggCTAATGATGATATTCTGAcaactttaaaaattctagTTATTGGAGAGAGTGGTGTTGGAAAATCAAG tttaATGCTTCGTTTTGTTGATGATACTTTTAATCCAGAAATAACAGCAACAATAGGTGTTGATTTTAGAGTGACTACAGTTAATATTAATGGTGATCAAGTTAAGATAGCTATATGGGATACAGCGGGTCAAGAAAGATTTAGAACCTTAACTCCTAGTTATTATAGAGGAGCTCATGGGGTTATATGTGTATATGATGTATCCTCTCGAagtacttttaataaattagaaCATTGGATTCAAGAAATAGATACTTATTGCACAAAAAATGAAGCTATTCGCATGTTAATTGGGAATCAGATAGACAAACCTTATAGAGAAGTTTCAAGGGAAGAAGGATTAAATTTTGccaaaagaaataaaatgcTTTTTATTGAAGCTAGTGCCAAAACAAAGGAAGGTGTCAACATGGCCTTTGAAGAGTTAATTGAAAAGATATTACAAACACCTGGTTTATGGGAAAGTAACAAAACTGGAATGAGAATCAAAGATCATGAAGATTTGACAGGTGGAAGTTATTGCG TTCATGGAGTTCCAATACCTAATGATTTAAATTTGGGCGATCGTCCAATGGTTGATGTCccaatatataatattgaagTGAAGAAAGATAACATAGAAACTGGTTTTATATCAGAAGATGAAGATTCCAGTGATTATAAACTAACAACACCTTTTTAtctttctaataaaaattcagctaataatttaaaaattgaatctACAACTACAAGTTCTttgaaagaaattttaattggaaatccaattgataattttgaaattaaatttacaaccgagaacaattttaaagaaaCTTCTACTCAAAAATCAATTGGTAATTTAGAAATTGAATCTACAGCTAATAACAGTTTGgaagaaatttttactaGACAAACATATGATGATTTCAAACTTGAATCTACAACTAAAAACAGTTTGGAAGAAATTTCTACTAGACAAACATAtgatgatttaaaatttgaatttacAACTAAAAACAATTTGGTAGAAAATTCTATTAGAAATTCATttgatgatttaaaaattgattctACAACTGAAAAcgttttgaaaaaaatatttattgaaaattccacagaaattaataaatatttaacagaTTATCCAAATAGTAATGTCAATACTcaagaaaataatttgataacTGAAAACAATCAACAACTTACAACTTCAAAAATGCTTTTCACTAGCACTAAAaatgaaacttttttaacaGAAGAAGATTTTGAAGAAAATGAAATGATAGGATTAACAAATACAACATCATCTGCCATTATGACAATAAATCTCCCATTGATAACCGCTTCATTTTCTGATGAGAATGTTTCTACAACAAAAAATCCCGTTTTAACTTTGACAACCGAAGCAAAAACTACAGCAGTAATACCCACAACCACTTTTCAAGAATCAATAAAcgaattttctaaaaaacaagagatatcatttaaaaataaaaattattataatgataatgaagAATCTGAAAATAATGACTATTTTCagattaatgataaaattaatattaatgtagTTATTCaagattaa
- a CDS encoding Exocyst complex component 2: protein MSEEIGPLQESAVWVDESRTVPGRNVVRAVQDDGENLDVMGFPINEKKYFDNAYLLKKFPNCSDLNSLRKGVLYMKKKVKGEEEKLKDRHKANLYSLVSCVDALYALHTRLKTEKNTRGWPLTANLEDKMIEAKTTADKLFLDVLARKEITDSTRSVLSVLTRFRSIFYLPSRIDENIKKGDYFTILNDYARAKALYKDTNVTLFKEVMDVVEKKMKIFKNSLKRKLMDDKPASFEEQSKLIKCLKILDPESDPEWDAIASYHVYLEDTLFEIQDKYYQLSIEKSSDERIYLEKPIVDGIRQEFCVELMNVMNEKLLMFWKLAQNYVSLDESHYDEKQPDINLMITNTVNCASWLLYNALIPQAMPENILEKCGNQFVNWEVYPEKVDTQIELKQLLSSIQTIRNCIKNLFEAQFMKSQMETLMGLCTTIRITCINHLVKLTNSKIIDLYTKESWKTDIVIGLENLTKTSLPDLYENEIYDTLSTLKQLISHDNYPGEIDLTTDEKLRQVLLDLLLQNVISIKECFEIALDLQQSNGDLKRPNKLRVSDSNNLRNGSINSIQSSTDDTSNLMKKMSLDNDDRESTDTFNQSGTSISYTTPEYIIMQSITAICKRYRDNGVKHVDYISEKAKQKLNSFRQSLLKLYLNLKTSSFYALFDFTCYEEELEEDDISEYIKEIILGMVFVKADLLLLAPQIINVIMSAAISNTLEKLISKIPPGDQLKDFAASQYVVDLTAIEEAFQQYLTLEITSKLNSIRAELVNKVDQDKFQYCLKKFRSGMAMAITSLQVTGKEDEETSI from the exons ATGAGCGAAGAAATTGGTCCATTACAGGAAAGTGCTGTATGGGTAGATGAAAGTAGAACAGTTCCAGGAAGAAATGTAGTTCGAGCAGTTCAAGATGATGGTGAAAATTTAGATGTAATGGGGTTTcctattaatgaaaaaaaatattttgacaatgcttatcttttaaaaaaatttcctaATTGTTCAG ATCTTAATTCTCTTCGAAAAGGAGTATTAtacatgaaaaaaaaagttaaaggtgaagaagaaaaattaaaagatcgTCATAAAGCTAATTTGTATTCATTGGTGAGTTGTGTCGATGCTTTATATGCTTTACATACACGTCTCAAAACAGAAAAAAATACTAGAGGATGGCCATTAACTGCAAATTTAGAAGATaag atGATTGAAGCTAAAACAACTGcagataaattatttcttgaTGTTCTTGCTCGTAAAGAAATCACCGATTCAACAAGAAGTGTTTTAAGTGTTCTTACTAGATTTCGaagtattttttatcttccaTCAAGAAttgatgaaaatataaaaaaa ggagattattttacaattttaaatgattatgcAAGAGCTAAAGCTCTATACAAAGATACAAAtgtaacattatttaaagaagTTATGGAtgttgttgaaaaaaaaatgaaaatatttaagaataGTTTGAAACGTAAATTGATGGATGATAAACCAGCTTCATTTGAAGAACaaagtaaattaattaaatgtcTTAAAATTCTTGATCCAGAAAGTGATCCTGAATGGGATGCTATTGCTTCATATCATGTCTATTTAGAAGATACCTTATTTGAAATTCAAGATAAATACTATCAATTATCAATTGAAAAAAGTAGTGATGAACgtatttatttagaaaaaccTATTGTTGATGGTATACGTCAAGAATTTTGTGTAGAATTAATGAATGTTATGAatgaaaaacttttaatgttTTGGAAACTTGCACAAAATTATGTATCACTTGATGAAAGTCATTATGATGAAAAACAACCAGATATTAATCTTATGATTACAAATACAGTAAATTGTGCATCATGGCTTTTATATAATGCATTGATTCCACAAGCTATGCCTGAAAATATTCTTGAAAAATGTGGTAATCAATTTGTAAATTGGGAGGTATATCCTGAAAAAGTTGATACACAAATtgaattaaaacaattactTTCTTCTATACAAACTATACgtaattgtataaaaaatttatttgaagcACAATTTATGAAAAGTCAAATGGAAACTCTTATGGGACTTTGTACAACTATTAGAATTACTTGTATTAATCATTTAGTTAAACTTActaattcaaaaattattgattTATATACTAAAGAATCATGGAAAACAGATATTGTTATTggtttagaaaatttaacaaaaacatCTTTACCtgatttatatgaaaatgaaatttatgATACATTATCAACATTAAAACAATTGATAAGTCATGATAATTATCCGGGTGAAATTGATTTAACTACGGATGAAAAATTACGGCAAGTATTGCTTGATTTACTTCTTCAAAACgttatttcaataaaagaATGTTTTGAGATAGCTTTAGATTTACAACAATCTAATGGAGATTTAAAACGTCCAAACAAATTGCGAGTTTCAGATAGTAATAATCTAAGAAATGGAAGTATAAATTCTATTCAATCTTCTACAGATGATACATctaatttaatgaaaaaaatgtcaTTAGATAATGATGATCGAGAATCTACTGATACTTTTAATCAATCAGGAACATCAATATCTTATACCACTCCAG AATACATTATAATGCAATCTATTACAGCTATATGTAAACGATATCGTGATAATGGGGTAAAACATGTAGATTACATATCTGAAAAAgctaaacaaaaattaaatagttttagacaatctttattaaaattatatttgaatttaaaaactaGTAGTTTTTATGCACTTTTTGATTTTACATGTTATGAGGAAGAATTAGAAGAAGATGATATATctgaatatataaaagaaataattctTGGAATGGTTTTTGTAAAAGCtgatttattacttttagctcctcaaataataaatgttataatgaGTGCAGCAATTTCTAATACATTAGAAAAActtatttctaaaattcCACCAGGAGAtcaattaaaagattttgcTGCCTCTCAATATGTTGTTGATTTAACAGCTATTGAAGAAGCTTTTCAACAATATCTAACATTAGAGATAACTTCTAAATTAAATTCTATTAGAGCTGAATTAGTTAACAAAGTAGATCAAGATAAATTCcaatattgtttaaaaaaatttagaagtGGTATGGCTATGGCTATTACGAGTCTTCAAGTTACAGGAAAAGAAGATGAAGAAAcatcaatataa
- a CDS encoding Stromal interaction molecule homolog: MIEATTIFKKHIFKLTCIYLILFLTNFYVLCKEENLKIKNVVVTAEQEKLRDKEGYAAIAELHKQMDDDKSGSIDRAESSDFLTADLHIGGSDRARREKHFHNNNDDSITVDELWENFFLSEERYWGEERMIEWLVNSVKLPQYVDNFKKIKATGIYLPRMALPSGTFLSETMGIKNYVHRQKIQLKALDVVLFGYIDSSNKLKDILLALLACTLFGVIFFFNRQQNKAKMEMAQLSSKLGELKNLETEFNDSQKKFDEERKKRQSTGDILNSEQVEALRIKLEAAEKKLEHASATSGNIELSLQPLLRRTYELEYSHIQQQKLECLSEMKDAKELVDKFRRKQSSVMYSLKLATGATSGTELIDTKIFSLKTRMEKITLALDECTQRWIDIELLCGFPIISSNDCNRSLSKAKISLNGIPSSSTGTSTSTKISNIGGPFVLSNLYSKNSASNSSISCIVKKGGACDVDETTSTSSSSSSGQSI; the protein is encoded by the exons ATGATCGAAGCAactacaatttttaaaaaacatatatttaaacttacatgtatttatttaatattatttctaacaaatttttatgtattatgTAAAGAagaaaacttaaaaataaaaa aTGTTGTTGTGACAGCAGAACAGGAAAAATTAAGGGACAAAGAAGGGTATGCTGCTATTGCAGAACTTCATAAGCAGATGGATGACGATAAGTCAGGAAGTATTGATAGAGCGGAATCTTCtgat tttttaacAGCTGACCTACATATAGGTGGATCCGATAGAGCAAGAAGAGAAAAACACTTTCATAATAACAATGATGACTCTATTACTGTAGATGAATTATgggaaaatttttttctttctgaGGAACGTTATTGGGGTGAAGAAAGGATGATTGAATGGCTTGTTAATAGCGTTAAATTACCTCAGTatgttgataattttaagaaaattaaagCTACAGGAATATATTTACCACGAATGGCATTACCATCAGGAACATTTTTATCTGAAACTATgggaataaaaaattatgttcaTAGGCAGAAGATACAATTAAAAGCACTTGATGTAGTACTTTTTGGTTATATAGATTCATCAAATAAacttaaagatatattacTTGCATTATTAGCATGTACATTATTTGgtgttatttttttctttaataggCAACAAAATAAAGCAAAAATGGAGATGGCTCAGTTATCTTCAAAATTAGGGgaacttaaaaatttagaaacagaatttaatgatagtcaaaaaaaatttgacgAAGAAAGAAAGAAACGTCAAAGTACTggtgatattttaaatagtgAACAAGTTGAAGCATTACGAATCAAACTTGAAGCAGCTGAAAAAAAGTTAGAACATGCTTCAGCAACATCAGGAAATATAGAACTTTCCTTACAACCATTATTACGTAGAACATATGAGTTAGAATATTCTCATATACAGCAACAAAAATTGGAATGCCTTAGTGAAATGAAAGATGCAAAAGAATTAGTAGATAAATTTAGAAGAAAACAATCTAGTGTTAtgtattcattaaaattagcAACAGGTGCAACTTCGGGAACAGAATTAATagatacaaaaatattttctcttAAAACTAGAATGGAAAAAATTACATTGGCTTTAGATGAGTGCACTCAAAGGTGGATTGATATAGAATTATTATGTGGTTTTCCAATTATATCTTCTAACG ATTGCAATCGTAGTTTATCTAAAGCTAAAATTTCTCTTAATGGTATACCATCTTCTTCTACAGGTACGTCTACATCaacaaaaatttctaatattgGAGGGCCATTTGTTTTGTCAAATTTGTATTCTAAAAATAGTGCTTCTAACTCTTCCATTAGCTGTATAGTAAAGAAAGGAGGAGCTTGCGATGTTGATGAAACAACTAGTACCTCCAGTAGTTCAAGTTCTGGACAAAGTATTTAA